GCACCGCGTCGAAGGTCCGGCCGGGATATTCGGGCAGCGTGAGAGCGGCGTGGAGCCCCGGGTGGATCTCGGCCGAATAGACCTGCGGCACGCGGACGTAGATCCGCATCCGGCTGACGTCCGATACCGTGAACAGCGGCTGGGCCGCGGCGCTGCCCGAGGTGACGAGCTGGCCGATCTGGGTCGAGCGGCTGGTCACCACGCCTGCGAACGGCGCGATGATCCGGGAGAAGCCGGTCAGCGACGACAGCCGGCTGACATTCGCCGCGGCGGCGTTGGTCAGCGCCTTCTTGGCGGCCAGATCGCCCGACTTCTCGTCCGATTCCTGCTTGGAGACGGCGTCCTTCTGGAGCAAGGTCGTCCAGCGCGTCGCAGTGGTCGAGGCGAGCGCCTCATTGGCCTTCGCGGTCTGCAGGTCGGCGCGGGCGGCGACCAGTTGCTGGTCGACCTCGGGCGCGTCGATCGTCGCCATCAGCTGGCCGGACTTCACCGGCGAGCCGATATCGACATACCATTTGCTGACATAACCGTTGGTGCGCGCGTAGAGCGGCGCCGAGTTGAACGCCTGCACATTGCCCGGCAGCACCAGCGAATTGCCGCCGCCCGTTGCCGACGGGGTGACCACCGAGACCGACGGGATCGACTGGTCGTCGGTCCAGCTGCTGAGCTGGCTTTCCGAGCGATGGCGGGAGAATAGCCCCCACGCCACCACCAGCACGGCCACAATCACCGCGATGACGCCGATCTTCTTCAGCGTCCGGTTGTCCACCGACGGGGTATCCCCGTCGCCCGTGACGTCATGCATGCGCTTCCTCCAGGTGACCTGCGTTCGTCGGACGGCCCTTGCGGTGGGCCAGGCTGAACACGACAGGCACGAACATCAATGTAGCAAAGGTGGCAACGATCAGGCCGCCGATCACGGCCCGGCCCAGCGGCGCATTCTGCTCGCCGCCTTCGCCCAGCCCCATGGCCATCGGCAACATGCCGATGATCATGGCGAGGGCGGTCATCAGAACGGGGCGGAAACGGGTGACGCCGGCCTCGAACGCGGCCTTGGTGGCGTCGCCCAGCTCCTCCAGCTTCTCGCGCGCGAAGCTGATGACAAGGATCGAGTTGGCGGTGGCGACGCCCATGCACATCAGCGCGCCGATCAGGGCCGGCACGGACAGCGGCGTACCCGTCACGAACAGCATCCAGACGATGCCGGCGAGTGCGCCGGGCAGCGCGGTGACGATCACGAACGGATCGAGCCAGCTCTGGAAATTCACCACGATCAGCAGGTAGATCAGGATGATCGCGCCGATCAACCCGAAGAACAGCCCGGAGAATGCGACGTTCATCGTGGCATACTGGCCGCGCAGCGTCACCGTGACCCCCTTCGGTGCCTGCGCCTTGAGATCCTTCAGCACGGCGTTGATGTCGCCGGCGACCGCGCCGAGGTCGCGTCCGGCAGGGGTCGCGTAGATGTCGACCACCGGCAGGATGTTATAGTGGCTGACCACCGCACCGCTGACGCCGCGCTTGATGTTGGCGACGCCGCCCAGCACCTGGGTCGAGGTGGCGTTGGCCCCCGTCACCGGGACGTTGGTGAGCTCGTTGAGCGTGCGGATGCGATATTCCGGGGCCTGTGCGACCACCGAATATTGCACGCCGTTCTCGGGGTTCACGAAGTAGACCGGCGCGGTCTGCGAGGTGCCGGCGAGCGCGTTCGAGACCGACGTGGTGACGTCCTTCTCGGTCAGGCCATACTGGCCGATGCGGGAGCGGTCGGCGAGCACGTTCAGCGTCGGATAGCTGGCCGACTGCTGGATGCGTCCGTCGGCGGCACCCGGTATCGCCTTCAGGCGGCGCAGGATCTTTTCCGCATAGGCCATGTTGTCGGTGGCCTTCTTGCCGCTGATCTGGATGTCGATCGGCGCCGGCGCGCCGAAGTTCAGGATCTGGCTGGTGATGTCCGCCGGCAGGAAGGCGAAGTCGGTGCCCGGGAAGGCGTGCGGCAGCTGCTCGCGCATCGCGCGGATATAGTCCGCCGTCGGCTTGTGATCCTCGGACAGGGTGATCAGGATGTCACCGTCCTGCGGGCCGATCGTGCCGGAATTGTTGTAGGTCGTGTTGATGCCCGACACCGGCAGGCCGATATTGTCGACCATCGTCACCAGCTCGTGGCCCGGGATGATCTGGTGGATGCGCCGCTCGATCCGATCGAACTCCGCGGCGGTATCCTCGATGCGCGAGCCGACCGGCGCGCGCACGTGCATCGTGATCTGACCGGAGTCGACGGTCGGGAAGAAGTTGCGGCCAAGGAACGGAACGAGCAGGAAGCTCAGCACCACGACCACCAGAAAGCCGATCGTGAAGATCTTGCTCGCGCCCAGCGCCTTGCCCAGCAGTCCGCTATACCCCCGCCTGACCCGCTCGAACCGCGCCTCGAAGCCGCGCTGGAAGGTCACCAGCGGATTGCGCGACGCCGGGCGGGTGCCCTCACGATGCTCGTCGGTGTGCGGCTTGAGCAGGAACATCGCCAGCGTCGGCACCAGGGTGCGCGACAGGATGAACGAGCCGATCATCGCGAACACCACAGCGAGCGCCAGCGGCACGAACAGGAAGCCCGCAACGCCCGGCAGGAAGAACATCGGCACGAACACGATGCAGATGCACAGCAACGACACGAACGCCGGCGTCACGATCTGCGCAGCGCCGTCCAGGATCGCCTGGACGACGCCCTTGCCCTGCTCGAGATGGTAATTGATGTTCTCGATCGTCACCGTCGCGTCGTCGACCAGGATGCCGACCGCGAGGCTGAGCCCGCCCAGCGTCATGATGTTGAGCGTGTTGCCGGTGACGCCGAGGAAGATGATCGCGAACAGGATCGCGAGCGGGATCGAGATCGCGATGATCACGGTCGAACGCCACGAGCCGAGAAACAGCAGAATCATCACCGAGGTCAGCGCGGCGGCGATCACGCCTTCCTTGATCACGCCCGAAATGGCGGCGCGCACGAACAGCGACTGATCGCCGATCGCCATGACCTTCAGCTGCGGCGGCAGCGTCGAGGTGATGCTGGGGATCTTGGCCTTGACGCCCTCGACGATCGCGAGCGTCGACGCCTGGCCGTTCTTGAGCACGGTGAGCAGCACGGATCGCGTGCCGTCGACGTGGACGACGTTCTGCTGCGGCGCGAAGCCGTCGCGGACATGGGCCACGTCACGCATGTAGATGGTCGCGCCGTTGACGGTCTTGACCGGCAGGTCGTTGAACGCGTCGATCGAGTCCGGTGAGTTGTTGAGCGCGATATTATATTGGAACGTGCCGATCTTGGCGAAGCCGACCGGGTTGATCTGCTGCTGCGCGGCGATCGCATTGCCGACGTCCTGCGCCGACAGTCCCTTGGACTGGAGCGCCTGGGGATCGAGATCGATCTGCACCTGGCGCTGCTTGCCGCCCGACGGATAGGGCATCGCCGCGCCGGGAATGGTGACCAGCGACGGCCGGATCTGATTCTGGCCGATATCGAACAGCGTCTTCTCGGACAGCCCGCGACCAGACACGGCGAGCTGGAGGATCGGCACGGTCGAGGCATTGTAGTTCAGGATGAGCGGCGGGGTGATGCCTGGCGGCATCTGCTTCAGCACCGTCTGCGAGATCGACGTCACCTGCGCGGTGGCGGTGCGGATGTCGGCGGTCGGCTGGAAGTAGATCTTCACGACGCCGATGCCCTGCATCGACGTGCTCTCGATATGCTCGATGTCGTTGACCGTGGTGGTCAGGATGCGCTCGAACGGGGTGATGATGCGGCCGGACATGTCGTCGGGCGAGAGGCCGGCATATTGCCAGGCCGTCGCGATCACCGGAACGCCGATGTTGGGGAAGATGTCGACGGGGGTCCGCGCCGCCTGCAACACGCCGACGATGGCAATGAGAATCGACATGACAATGAAGGTCAGCGGTCGGGCCAACGCAATCCGGACGATCCCGTTCATCGTGCTCTATTACTCCGGGAGGCGCTTGCTGGGACGCAGGAAGGAAAAGTGCCGGACCTCACGCTCTCACCGCACGAGGGGGGGGTATGCGGGAACGCGAAGTCCGGACGCGACTGGCATTGCCCGCGCTGTCATGGCCAGTCCAGTATGGATTTGCAACTGATCAATATGTAAAAGCTATCAATCATGGAACTGCGCCATCTCCGATATTTCGTGAAAGTCGCCACCGAGCTGCACTTCGGCCGCGCCGCCGAGCAGCTCGGTATTTCGCAACCGCCGCTCAGCCAGCAGATCCGCCTGCTCGAACAGGAACTGGGCGTGCAGCTTTTCGAGCGATCGAGCCGCAAGGTCCGGCTGACCGTCGCGGGGCGATTGTTCCTGGACGAGGCGCAAGCGACACTGGCGCAGGCCGATCACGCGATCCGGATCACCCGCCGTGCGGCAGGCGGCGAGATCGGGGAGCTCACCATCGGGCTGGCCGCCTCGGCGCTGTTCGTGCCGCTGGTGTCCCATGCGATCAGCGCATTCCGTTCGAGCCATCCCGACGTCCACCTCGTCTTCACCGAATTGTCGATGCCCGCCCAGCGCGAACGGGTCGCGGCCGGCAGTCTCGACATTGGCTTCGTTCGCAGCGGCAACATACCGTTTCTTCCGAGCACTGTCATGGCCGAGCATCTGGTGACTGACAGAATGTTCGTGGCGATGAACAAAAAGCACCGGTTGGCGGCGGAAGACGGGCCGATCGCCGTCTCCGCACTCGCTGGCGAACCGCTGATCCATTACCCTTATGAGCGCGAAGGCTTCATGGACGACCTCCATCGGCTGTTCAGCAATGCCGGCATCCGCCCGGCGCTGGCGCTGGAGAGTACCGAAATGTCGACCTTGCTCGGGCTGGTCGCCGCCGGGCTGGGAATCTCCGTTCTGCCCGGTTCGCTGCTCAGGCTGGAGGTGGACACGCTCTGCTATCGCGAGATCGGCGACGACGACGCCCTCAGTTCGATGTGGCTGCTTCGCCGCGGCGCCCTCACCAACCCGGCCGCATGCGCCTT
This genomic window from Sphingomonas abietis contains:
- a CDS encoding efflux RND transporter periplasmic adaptor subunit yields the protein MHDVTGDGDTPSVDNRTLKKIGVIAVIVAVLVVAWGLFSRHRSESQLSSWTDDQSIPSVSVVTPSATGGGNSLVLPGNVQAFNSAPLYARTNGYVSKWYVDIGSPVKSGQLMATIDAPEVDQQLVAARADLQTAKANEALASTTATRWTTLLQKDAVSKQESDEKSGDLAAKKALTNAAAANVSRLSSLTGFSRIIAPFAGVVTSRSTQIGQLVTSGSAAAQPLFTVSDVSRMRIYVRVPQVYSAEIHPGLHAALTLPEYPGRTFDAVLTRTADAVDQQSGTVLVELQVANGDGALKPGAYAQVKFPITGIAGSVTIPASAVLYRSDGTLVATVGPDNKAVLHPIKIGRDSGDTLEVTSGLTKTDKVIDSPPDALSNGDTVKVAQPGAANAKQ
- a CDS encoding efflux RND transporter permease subunit; the encoded protein is MNGIVRIALARPLTFIVMSILIAIVGVLQAARTPVDIFPNIGVPVIATAWQYAGLSPDDMSGRIITPFERILTTTVNDIEHIESTSMQGIGVVKIYFQPTADIRTATAQVTSISQTVLKQMPPGITPPLILNYNASTVPILQLAVSGRGLSEKTLFDIGQNQIRPSLVTIPGAAMPYPSGGKQRQVQIDLDPQALQSKGLSAQDVGNAIAAQQQINPVGFAKIGTFQYNIALNNSPDSIDAFNDLPVKTVNGATIYMRDVAHVRDGFAPQQNVVHVDGTRSVLLTVLKNGQASTLAIVEGVKAKIPSITSTLPPQLKVMAIGDQSLFVRAAISGVIKEGVIAAALTSVMILLFLGSWRSTVIIAISIPLAILFAIIFLGVTGNTLNIMTLGGLSLAVGILVDDATVTIENINYHLEQGKGVVQAILDGAAQIVTPAFVSLLCICIVFVPMFFLPGVAGFLFVPLALAVVFAMIGSFILSRTLVPTLAMFLLKPHTDEHREGTRPASRNPLVTFQRGFEARFERVRRGYSGLLGKALGASKIFTIGFLVVVVLSFLLVPFLGRNFFPTVDSGQITMHVRAPVGSRIEDTAAEFDRIERRIHQIIPGHELVTMVDNIGLPVSGINTTYNNSGTIGPQDGDILITLSEDHKPTADYIRAMREQLPHAFPGTDFAFLPADITSQILNFGAPAPIDIQISGKKATDNMAYAEKILRRLKAIPGAADGRIQQSASYPTLNVLADRSRIGQYGLTEKDVTTSVSNALAGTSQTAPVYFVNPENGVQYSVVAQAPEYRIRTLNELTNVPVTGANATSTQVLGGVANIKRGVSGAVVSHYNILPVVDIYATPAGRDLGAVAGDINAVLKDLKAQAPKGVTVTLRGQYATMNVAFSGLFFGLIGAIILIYLLIVVNFQSWLDPFVIVTALPGALAGIVWMLFVTGTPLSVPALIGALMCMGVATANSILVISFAREKLEELGDATKAAFEAGVTRFRPVLMTALAMIIGMLPMAMGLGEGGEQNAPLGRAVIGGLIVATFATLMFVPVVFSLAHRKGRPTNAGHLEEAHA
- a CDS encoding LysR substrate-binding domain-containing protein, with amino-acid sequence MKVATELHFGRAAEQLGISQPPLSQQIRLLEQELGVQLFERSSRKVRLTVAGRLFLDEAQATLAQADHAIRITRRAAGGEIGELTIGLAASALFVPLVSHAISAFRSSHPDVHLVFTELSMPAQRERVAAGSLDIGFVRSGNIPFLPSTVMAEHLVTDRMFVAMNKKHRLAAEDGPIAVSALAGEPLIHYPYEREGFMDDLHRLFSNAGIRPALALESTEMSTLLGLVAAGLGISVLPGSLLRLEVDTLCYREIGDDDALSSMWLLRRGALTNPAACAFMDLLGLT